The Hymenobacter oligotrophus genome has a window encoding:
- the glgP gene encoding alpha-glucan family phosphorylase: MAFSFTSYQPAPEFSKSAAYFSMEFAIDQALKTYSGGLGFLAGSHMRSAYELKQNLIGIGILWSFGYYDQGRQEDETLRVDYVQKHYSFLQDTGVMFEITIHNAPVKVRAYYLAPEVFGTCPMFFLTTDVPENDYLSRTISHHLYDADLAARVAQSILLGVGGGKLLDIIGRTPEVYHLNEGHGLPLGFYLYNKHGHKLEEVQKRLVFTTHTPELAGNEEHGFKLLDDMGFFAGVSGEEVRRLGFVEHERVNYTLTALRMSHVANGVSAVHGRVSNQMWAGNAGICPIIHITNSQNGTYWRDKQLHEALAANDTDALKARKRQLKQELFKEVANQTGNVFDPDALTVVWARRFAGYKRANLILHDFARFEALVRSSERPVQVIWAGKPYPKDYGAIGLFNDLIKRTRHLKQCAVLTGYELQLSALLKKGCDIWLNTPRFPREASGTSGMTAAMNGALNLSIPDGWIPEFVRHGENGFLIPLADLHEHDDTKDAIEASGTLDVLEQEILPLYYGNPAAYWQAVQTAMREVEPQFESGRMATEYYELMYNANVPVVK; the protein is encoded by the coding sequence ATGGCCTTTTCATTTACCTCGTACCAGCCCGCGCCCGAGTTCAGCAAATCGGCAGCTTACTTCTCCATGGAGTTTGCCATCGACCAAGCCCTGAAAACGTACAGCGGCGGCCTCGGCTTTTTGGCGGGCTCGCACATGCGCTCGGCCTACGAGCTGAAGCAAAACCTCATTGGCATTGGCATTCTGTGGTCGTTTGGCTACTACGACCAAGGCCGCCAGGAAGACGAAACCTTGCGCGTGGACTACGTGCAGAAGCACTATAGCTTTTTGCAGGATACGGGCGTGATGTTCGAAATCACCATCCACAACGCCCCCGTGAAGGTGCGCGCCTACTACCTCGCGCCCGAGGTGTTTGGCACGTGCCCCATGTTCTTCCTGACCACCGACGTGCCCGAGAACGACTACCTCTCGCGCACCATCTCGCACCACCTCTACGACGCCGACCTGGCTGCGCGCGTGGCCCAGAGCATTCTGCTGGGCGTGGGCGGCGGCAAGCTGCTCGATATCATCGGCCGCACGCCCGAGGTGTACCACCTCAACGAGGGCCACGGCCTGCCCCTGGGTTTCTACCTCTACAACAAGCACGGCCATAAGTTGGAGGAGGTGCAGAAGCGCTTGGTGTTTACCACGCACACCCCCGAGCTGGCCGGCAACGAGGAGCACGGCTTTAAGCTGCTCGACGACATGGGCTTCTTCGCCGGGGTATCGGGCGAGGAGGTGCGCCGCCTGGGCTTTGTGGAGCACGAACGCGTAAACTACACCCTCACGGCCTTGCGCATGTCGCACGTGGCCAACGGCGTTTCGGCCGTGCACGGGCGCGTATCCAACCAAATGTGGGCCGGCAACGCGGGCATTTGCCCCATCATCCACATCACCAACTCGCAAAACGGCACCTACTGGCGCGACAAGCAGCTGCACGAAGCCTTGGCCGCCAACGATACCGACGCGCTAAAGGCTCGCAAGCGCCAGCTAAAACAAGAGCTATTTAAGGAAGTGGCCAACCAAACCGGCAACGTCTTCGACCCCGACGCCCTGACGGTGGTGTGGGCCCGCCGCTTTGCCGGCTACAAGCGCGCCAACCTTATTCTGCACGACTTTGCCCGCTTTGAGGCGCTGGTGCGCAGCTCGGAGCGCCCGGTGCAGGTAATTTGGGCTGGCAAGCCCTACCCCAAGGACTACGGCGCTATTGGCTTGTTCAACGACCTGATTAAGCGCACCCGCCACCTCAAGCAGTGCGCCGTGCTCACGGGCTACGAGCTGCAGCTTTCGGCTTTGCTGAAGAAAGGCTGCGATATTTGGCTGAACACGCCGCGCTTCCCGCGCGAGGCCTCGGGCACCTCGGGTATGACGGCCGCCATGAACGGCGCCCTCAACCTGAGCATCCCCGATGGCTGGATTCCGGAGTTCGTGCGCCACGGCGAAAACGGCTTCCTGATTCCGCTGGCCGACCTGCACGAGCACGACGACACGAAAGACGCCATTGAAGCCAGCGGTACGCTCGACGTGCTGGAGCAGGAAATTCTGCCGCTGTACTACGGCAACCCCGCCGCCTACTGGCAAGCCGTGCAAACCGCCATGCGCGAGGTGGAGCCCCAGTTCGAATCGGGCCGCATGGCCACCGAGTACTACGAGCTGATGTACAATGCCAACGTGCCGGTAGTTAAGTAA
- a CDS encoding GxxExxY protein, whose amino-acid sequence MHENDISFNIRKAAFKVHTALCPSLLESVYEVALAYELRLLGYEVKTQVPLPMVYEGQRMDVGFRLDLLVHNRVIVEIKSVDALLDVHHKQLLTYLKLSDCKLGLLMNFSVVHVKEGIVRIVNGLQDSPRTSA is encoded by the coding sequence ATGCACGAAAACGATATTTCTTTCAACATCCGCAAGGCTGCCTTTAAGGTGCATACGGCCCTATGTCCGAGCTTGCTCGAATCGGTATACGAGGTGGCCTTGGCCTATGAGCTTCGCCTGTTGGGCTACGAGGTGAAAACCCAAGTGCCGTTGCCGATGGTGTACGAAGGACAGCGGATGGACGTAGGTTTTCGACTCGACCTGCTGGTGCATAATCGGGTTATCGTTGAAATCAAATCGGTAGATGCTTTGCTGGATGTGCACCACAAACAATTGCTCACGTACCTGAAACTTTCGGACTGCAAGCTTGGCCTGTTGATGAATTTCAGCGTGGTGCACGTCAAAGAAGGAATCGTGCGTATCGTAAATGGCCTGCAAGATTCTCCGCGAACCTCGGCGTAA
- a CDS encoding TetR/AcrR family transcriptional regulator: MSRTLRDTLLEEAHLLFRREGIESQSQEQIINVLDVSPATFREMFADKADLVLQTMRYDIERQKREHVELFARVQNPVGQLLGLLELGIRDLREISPSYFADLIHHYPEVWDVGQQHLATYSYPQISGILNEGVLQKMLRGDINIGLVTKIILEQLNMVLNEQIFPPARYNTAEVFRSVYLYYIRGLCTDEGIRAAAAYFARM, encoded by the coding sequence ATGAGTCGAACTCTACGCGACACCCTGCTTGAAGAAGCCCACCTGCTGTTCCGGCGCGAAGGCATCGAAAGCCAGTCGCAGGAGCAAATAATCAACGTTCTCGACGTATCGCCGGCCACGTTTCGCGAGATGTTTGCCGACAAGGCCGACTTGGTGCTGCAAACCATGCGCTACGACATCGAGCGCCAAAAGCGCGAGCACGTCGAGTTGTTTGCGCGTGTGCAAAACCCCGTTGGCCAATTGTTGGGCTTGCTCGAACTGGGCATCCGCGACCTGCGCGAGATTTCGCCCTCTTACTTCGCCGACCTCATTCATCATTATCCCGAGGTGTGGGACGTAGGGCAGCAGCACTTGGCCACGTACTCCTACCCCCAGATTTCGGGCATTCTCAACGAGGGCGTGCTGCAAAAAATGCTGCGCGGCGACATCAACATCGGACTGGTTACCAAAATCATCCTCGAGCAGCTCAACATGGTGCTGAACGAGCAAATCTTTCCGCCGGCGCGCTACAACACCGCCGAGGTATTCCGCAGCGTGTACCTGTACTACATCCGCGGCCTTTGCACCGACGAGGGCATTCGGGCCGCTGCCGCGTACTTCGCTCGCATGTAG
- the crtD gene encoding 1-hydroxycarotenoid 3,4-desaturase CrtD, with product MSVLPAARKLRQASSLKQPVAVVGAGIGGIATAVRLAATGHRVTVFEGRDSFGGKMHQFELPGGYRFDAGPSLFTLPQLVDELFRLAERDPKDYFRYERLDPITQYFFADGTRLTAWADEHKFAQEVELKLQVPAAEVRRFLQGARRAYEATASTFLHKSLHRPQSYFSRDTLRAMAEMPRLGLLSSMHRRHQQAFPQDARLVQLFDRYATYNGSDPYQAPATLSMIPHLEHGIGAFYPEGGIYSIASSLVRLAEELGVEFRYNEPVEEILTAGGRVTGVRTAHEVYDFGQVVSNMDVVPTYRRLLPRQPAPERTLGQPRSSSALIFYWGIGRAFADLGVHNIFFSADYRREFEAIFQQKTVADDVTVYVNITSKKTPTDAPAGHENWFVMVNVPHDEGQDWEALTRHTRAAVLRRLNQALGIDVETLIRAEQVWTPPGIAADTSSAGGALYGSSSNTMMAAFLRHPNFSRKLEGLYFCGGSVHPGGGIPLCLLSAKITADLINNA from the coding sequence ATGTCCGTTCTGCCCGCTGCCCGCAAGCTCCGCCAAGCCTCGTCGCTCAAGCAACCGGTTGCCGTAGTTGGCGCCGGCATTGGCGGCATTGCCACGGCCGTGCGGCTGGCGGCCACCGGGCACCGGGTTACCGTGTTCGAGGGGCGCGATTCGTTCGGGGGCAAAATGCATCAGTTCGAGCTGCCGGGCGGTTACCGGTTCGATGCGGGCCCGTCGTTGTTTACGCTGCCGCAGCTGGTGGATGAGCTGTTTCGGCTGGCCGAGCGCGACCCCAAAGACTACTTCCGCTACGAGCGGCTCGACCCCATTACGCAGTATTTCTTCGCCGATGGCACGCGCCTCACGGCCTGGGCCGACGAACACAAGTTTGCCCAGGAAGTAGAACTAAAGCTACAAGTGCCGGCCGCCGAGGTGCGCCGCTTTTTGCAAGGCGCCCGCCGCGCCTACGAGGCCACGGCCAGCACGTTTCTGCACAAGTCGCTGCACCGGCCCCAGAGCTACTTCAGCCGCGACACGCTGCGCGCCATGGCCGAGATGCCGCGCCTAGGTTTGCTGAGCTCCATGCACCGGCGGCACCAGCAAGCCTTTCCGCAGGATGCGCGCCTGGTGCAGCTCTTCGACCGCTACGCCACGTACAACGGCTCCGACCCGTACCAGGCCCCGGCCACGCTGAGCATGATTCCGCACCTCGAGCACGGCATTGGCGCGTTTTACCCCGAGGGCGGCATTTACAGCATTGCCAGCAGCCTCGTGCGGTTGGCCGAAGAGTTGGGTGTGGAGTTCCGCTACAACGAGCCCGTGGAGGAAATCCTGACCGCCGGCGGCCGCGTTACGGGCGTGCGCACCGCCCACGAGGTATACGACTTCGGGCAGGTGGTGAGCAACATGGATGTGGTGCCCACCTACCGCCGCCTGCTGCCCCGGCAGCCCGCCCCCGAGCGCACCTTGGGGCAACCTAGGTCGTCGTCGGCGCTGATCTTCTATTGGGGCATCGGGCGGGCGTTTGCCGACCTAGGCGTGCACAACATTTTCTTCTCGGCCGATTACCGTCGCGAGTTCGAGGCCATTTTTCAGCAAAAAACCGTGGCCGACGACGTGACGGTGTACGTCAACATTACCTCCAAGAAAACGCCCACCGACGCCCCCGCTGGCCACGAGAACTGGTTTGTGATGGTGAACGTGCCCCACGACGAAGGCCAGGACTGGGAGGCGCTTACCCGCCACACCCGCGCCGCCGTGCTGCGCCGCCTCAACCAAGCCCTGGGTATCGACGTTGAGACGCTGATCCGGGCCGAACAGGTATGGACGCCCCCGGGCATCGCCGCCGATACCTCGTCGGCGGGCGGGGCACTCTACGGGAGTTCCTCCAACACCATGATGGCCGCTTTTCTGCGCCATCCGAACTTCTCGCGCAAGCTCGAAGGGCTGTACTTTTGCGGCGGCTCGGTACACCCCGGCGGCGGTATTCCGCTGTGCTTGCTCTCGGCCAAAATCACTGCTGATTTAATTAATAATGCGTAG
- a CDS encoding alpha-amylase family glycosyl hydrolase gives MRSSLLLSATALSLGLASFTLYPHTPPAPLPVDSVADLAADPNTTDEVPKDNKLVIYQMMVRLFGNQKTTNKPFGSAAENGVGKFNDINDKALQELKKLGASHVWYTGVLEHATMADYSKLGIALDDADVVKGRAGSPYAVKDYYDVDPDLAVDPKKRMQEFEALVQRTHKNGLKLLIDFIPNHVARSYKSDAKPAGVVDLGQKDDKTKAFAPSNNFYYLPGKSLVVPKGNDPLGAAIKGPKEDGKYTETPAKATGNDVFSEAPKIDDWFETTKLNYGVDYQNGRKTYFEPVPDTWLKMRDILVYWAKKDVDGFRCDVAEMVPVDFWAWVIPEVKKVKPDIIFLAEAYNPKEYRKYLEQGKFDFLYDKVGLYDGLRRLMRGEGKTEDITKVWSEESRGFSSNMLRFLENHDEQRIASKDFAGDPLRAIPAMTVSATLGSGPVMIYFGQEVGEPGRGAEGFSGEDGRTTIFDYWGVPEHQKWLNGGKFDGGKLSLQQKQLRDFYSRLLNLCSSHEALRRGRFYELQDANNLAKEYNDKDLYAYLRYTDNKRVLVVVNFSATQTYVPTLKVSPAAWKLMGLDPLRNQFTYTDVLNGRAVSNTSRVTLPPLSAVVLEIEPLK, from the coding sequence ATGCGAAGCTCTTTACTCTTGTCAGCCACCGCGCTAAGCCTAGGGCTGGCTTCTTTTACCTTGTACCCACACACGCCCCCGGCCCCTTTGCCCGTGGACTCCGTAGCCGACCTAGCCGCCGACCCCAACACCACCGACGAAGTACCGAAGGATAACAAGCTCGTCATTTACCAAATGATGGTGCGCCTGTTCGGGAACCAGAAAACCACCAACAAGCCCTTCGGCTCGGCGGCCGAAAACGGCGTGGGCAAGTTCAACGACATCAACGACAAAGCGCTGCAGGAGCTGAAAAAGCTGGGCGCTTCGCACGTGTGGTACACCGGCGTGCTGGAGCACGCCACCATGGCCGACTACAGCAAGCTGGGCATTGCCCTCGACGACGCCGACGTGGTGAAAGGCCGCGCCGGCTCGCCCTACGCCGTGAAGGACTACTACGACGTAGACCCCGACCTGGCCGTGGACCCCAAAAAGCGCATGCAGGAGTTTGAAGCCCTGGTGCAGCGCACCCACAAAAACGGCCTCAAGCTGCTCATCGACTTCATTCCGAACCACGTAGCCCGCAGCTATAAGTCGGATGCCAAGCCCGCCGGCGTGGTTGACCTAGGCCAGAAGGACGACAAAACCAAGGCCTTTGCCCCCAGCAACAACTTTTACTACCTGCCCGGCAAAAGCCTGGTGGTGCCCAAAGGCAACGACCCCCTAGGTGCCGCCATCAAAGGGCCCAAAGAGGACGGCAAGTACACCGAAACTCCGGCCAAAGCTACTGGCAACGACGTGTTTTCGGAAGCGCCCAAAATCGACGACTGGTTTGAAACCACCAAGCTGAACTACGGCGTGGATTACCAGAACGGCCGCAAAACGTACTTCGAGCCCGTGCCCGATACGTGGCTGAAGATGCGCGACATTCTGGTGTACTGGGCCAAAAAAGACGTCGACGGTTTTCGCTGCGACGTAGCCGAAATGGTGCCCGTGGATTTTTGGGCCTGGGTTATACCGGAGGTGAAAAAGGTGAAGCCCGACATCATCTTCCTGGCCGAAGCCTACAACCCCAAAGAGTACCGCAAGTACCTGGAGCAAGGCAAGTTCGATTTTCTCTACGACAAGGTAGGCCTCTACGACGGCCTGCGCCGCCTGATGCGCGGCGAGGGCAAAACCGAGGACATTACCAAGGTGTGGAGCGAGGAAAGCCGGGGCTTCTCCTCCAACATGCTGCGCTTCCTCGAAAACCACGACGAGCAACGCATTGCCTCCAAGGATTTTGCCGGCGACCCGCTGCGCGCCATTCCGGCCATGACGGTATCGGCCACCCTAGGTTCGGGCCCCGTCATGATTTACTTTGGGCAGGAGGTAGGCGAGCCGGGCCGCGGAGCCGAAGGCTTCTCGGGCGAAGACGGCCGCACCACCATTTTCGATTACTGGGGCGTGCCCGAGCACCAAAAATGGCTGAACGGCGGCAAGTTCGACGGCGGCAAGCTGAGCCTGCAGCAAAAGCAGCTACGCGACTTTTACAGCCGCTTGCTCAACCTGTGCAGCTCGCACGAGGCGCTGCGCCGCGGCCGCTTCTACGAGCTGCAGGACGCCAACAACCTCGCCAAGGAGTACAACGACAAAGACCTGTACGCCTACCTGCGCTACACCGACAACAAGCGCGTGCTGGTGGTCGTCAACTTCAGCGCCACCCAAACCTACGTGCCTACCCTCAAGGTGTCGCCCGCGGCTTGGAAGCTGATGGGCCTCGACCCCTTGCGCAACCAGTTTACGTACACCGATGTGCTGAACGGCCGCGCCGTAAGCAACACCTCGCGCGTTACGCTGCCGCCCCTCTCGGCCGTGGTACTCGAAATCGAACCGCTGAAATAA
- a CDS encoding arylesterase, with protein MRRFFPWLVMLFAMLLACSPDERARSGAAPPVVRMRNIVFFGNSLTAGYGLPPQQAFPALIQQKIDSAGMAWQCINAGVSGETTAGGLQRLSAVLSKRRPDVFVLELGANDGLRGIPVRETTQNLQRIIDEVHRKYPEAQVVLVGMEFPFDLGPFGNHQFARYAQEFKALFRQVADKNRLPFVPFLLQGVLGRPELNLPDRAHPNAAGYRIVAENVWQVLEPVLRQAPANEERAGT; from the coding sequence ATGCGACGCTTCTTTCCCTGGCTGGTAATGCTGTTTGCAATGCTGCTGGCTTGCTCGCCCGACGAACGGGCCCGGTCGGGAGCGGCGCCGCCCGTGGTACGTATGCGCAACATTGTGTTTTTCGGCAACTCGCTCACGGCTGGCTACGGCTTGCCGCCGCAGCAGGCCTTTCCGGCTCTTATTCAGCAAAAAATCGATTCGGCCGGCATGGCTTGGCAGTGCATCAACGCGGGCGTAAGCGGCGAAACCACGGCCGGCGGCCTGCAGCGCTTGTCCGCGGTGCTGAGCAAGCGCCGGCCCGATGTGTTTGTGCTGGAGCTGGGCGCCAACGACGGCCTGCGCGGCATACCCGTGCGCGAAACCACCCAAAACCTGCAGCGCATCATCGACGAGGTGCACCGCAAATACCCCGAGGCCCAGGTGGTGCTCGTTGGTATGGAGTTTCCTTTCGACCTAGGGCCCTTTGGCAACCACCAGTTTGCGCGCTATGCCCAGGAGTTCAAGGCCTTGTTTAGGCAAGTGGCCGATAAAAACCGCTTGCCCTTCGTGCCTTTTCTGCTGCAGGGCGTGCTGGGGCGCCCCGAGCTGAACCTACCCGACCGCGCCCACCCCAACGCCGCGGGCTACCGCATTGTGGCCGAAAACGTGTGGCAAGTGCTGGAACCAGTGCTGCGCCAAGCCCCGGCGAACGAAGAACGGGCCGGCACCTAG
- a CDS encoding glycoside hydrolase family 13 protein — MSRKFSWAPLLLMLLGAPAASQAADPAPAAVAKSGITRIDPTFWWVGMKNPEVQLLVYGPGIGSGTAAIDGSYPGVTLTSQEKLENPNYLLVNLRIEPTAKPGKLPLTFTGGAKKQKFQYELRARTTPGDKSKVQGINTADFIYLLMPDRFANGNPKNDIVKGMRAPGIARDSMFSRHGGDLKGIEDHFGYLKELGVTAIWPTPIVENDEPKASYHGYAATDWYRVDPRYGTNDDYVRFVQNAHKQGLKVVHDVVLNHMGTSGYLVKDAPSKDWFHQWPAFTRSNFRDAAFNDPYVSAADRKQFGEGWFDKHMADLNQSNPQVSRYLIQNFLWWVEYTGLDGYRVDTYTYSDRKFLMDWGKAILDEYPNLGMFAETWVQGTGQQAYFARNIFPEVQGFKSNMPGVLDFQLQYAINEGLTRDAGWTEGINKLYYTMQTDWMYEDPQRNVVFLDNHDVSRFFSVVGEDFQKYKMGIAWLLTTRGTPQLYYGTEVLMKNYSNPDGKVREDFPGGWAGDKNNAFTKAGRNEQQNAAFEYVSRLANYRRTHPVLHTGKYMHFIPDNGVYTYFRYNEQGETVMVVMNASKEAKTVETARFAERMQGYKSAQEVITGTSLDNLASLKVPAYTAWVLELKK, encoded by the coding sequence ATGTCCCGTAAGTTTTCCTGGGCGCCGCTGCTGCTGATGCTACTCGGCGCGCCCGCGGCCAGCCAAGCGGCCGATCCGGCCCCCGCAGCCGTTGCCAAAAGCGGCATTACCCGCATCGACCCCACGTTTTGGTGGGTGGGCATGAAAAACCCCGAAGTGCAATTGCTCGTGTACGGTCCCGGAATCGGTTCCGGCACGGCCGCAATCGATGGCAGCTACCCCGGCGTAACGCTTACCAGCCAGGAGAAACTCGAAAACCCGAACTACCTGCTCGTAAACCTGCGCATCGAGCCCACGGCCAAGCCGGGCAAGCTGCCGCTCACGTTTACGGGCGGCGCCAAAAAGCAGAAGTTTCAGTACGAGCTGCGCGCCCGCACCACGCCGGGCGACAAATCGAAGGTGCAGGGCATCAACACCGCCGATTTCATTTACCTGCTGATGCCCGACCGGTTTGCCAACGGCAACCCCAAAAACGACATCGTGAAGGGCATGCGGGCCCCGGGCATTGCTCGCGACTCCATGTTCTCGCGCCACGGCGGCGACCTAAAGGGCATCGAAGACCACTTCGGATACCTCAAGGAGCTGGGCGTAACGGCCATTTGGCCCACGCCTATTGTGGAGAACGACGAGCCCAAAGCCAGCTACCACGGCTACGCCGCCACCGACTGGTACCGCGTTGACCCCCGCTACGGTACCAACGACGACTACGTGCGCTTTGTGCAGAACGCCCACAAGCAGGGCCTGAAAGTGGTGCACGACGTGGTGCTGAACCACATGGGCACCTCGGGCTACCTCGTGAAGGATGCGCCCTCCAAGGACTGGTTTCATCAGTGGCCCGCGTTTACGCGCTCCAACTTCCGCGACGCCGCCTTCAACGACCCCTACGTATCAGCTGCCGACCGCAAGCAGTTTGGCGAAGGGTGGTTTGATAAGCACATGGCCGACCTGAACCAGAGCAACCCGCAGGTGTCGCGCTACCTCATCCAGAACTTCCTGTGGTGGGTAGAGTACACCGGCCTCGACGGCTACCGCGTGGATACCTACACGTACTCGGACCGCAAGTTTCTGATGGACTGGGGCAAGGCCATCCTCGACGAGTACCCCAACCTAGGGATGTTTGCCGAAACCTGGGTGCAAGGCACCGGGCAGCAGGCCTACTTCGCGCGCAACATCTTTCCGGAGGTGCAGGGCTTCAAAAGCAACATGCCCGGCGTGCTCGATTTTCAGCTGCAATACGCCATCAACGAAGGCCTGACGCGCGACGCCGGCTGGACGGAAGGCATCAACAAGCTGTACTACACCATGCAAACCGACTGGATGTACGAAGACCCACAGCGCAACGTGGTGTTCCTCGACAACCACGACGTGAGCCGCTTCTTCTCGGTGGTGGGCGAAGACTTCCAGAAGTACAAGATGGGCATTGCCTGGCTGCTCACCACGCGCGGCACGCCGCAGCTGTACTACGGCACCGAGGTGCTGATGAAGAACTACTCCAACCCCGATGGCAAAGTGCGCGAGGATTTCCCCGGCGGCTGGGCCGGCGACAAGAACAATGCCTTTACCAAAGCCGGCCGCAACGAGCAGCAAAACGCCGCTTTCGAGTACGTAAGCCGCTTGGCCAACTACCGCCGCACGCACCCCGTGCTGCACACCGGCAAGTACATGCACTTCATCCCCGACAACGGCGTGTACACTTACTTCCGCTACAACGAGCAGGGCGAAACCGTGATGGTGGTGATGAACGCCAGCAAAGAGGCCAAAACCGTGGAAACCGCCCGCTTTGCCGAGCGCATGCAAGGCTACAAGTCGGCGCAGGAGGTAATTACCGGCACCTCGCTCGATAACCTGGCCTCGCTGAAAGTGCCCGCCTACACGGCCTGGGTGCTGGAGCTGAAGAAGTAA
- a CDS encoding thioredoxin family protein, whose translation MAVIKATDAEFQQLLQENEKVVVKYYADWCGNCRLFSPKFKRLSDQEGNEQVVFLDVNAENSPEARKAANVTNLPFFAVFRNGELVDTVAASKEDAVASLIEKIR comes from the coding sequence ATGGCCGTAATCAAAGCCACCGACGCTGAATTTCAGCAGCTTCTGCAGGAAAACGAGAAAGTAGTTGTGAAGTACTACGCCGACTGGTGCGGCAACTGCCGCCTGTTCTCGCCCAAGTTCAAGCGCCTCTCCGACCAAGAGGGCAACGAGCAAGTGGTGTTTCTCGACGTAAACGCCGAGAACAGCCCCGAGGCGCGCAAAGCGGCCAACGTTACCAACTTGCCCTTTTTTGCCGTGTTCCGCAACGGCGAGCTGGTGGATACGGTAGCCGCCAGCAAGGAAGACGCCGTGGCTTCGTTGATCGAAAAAATTCGTTAG
- a CDS encoding DUF6952 family protein, translated as MKIPAIKRLVESQTLQTLVEAEEALLDERQPSFEVEGEDEGEQLTHVFAAIWILNHMKDHGVEFTAALREYTKKVRVSIN; from the coding sequence ATGAAGATCCCGGCCATTAAACGCTTGGTTGAAAGCCAAACCCTCCAAACGCTGGTAGAGGCCGAAGAGGCCCTGCTAGATGAGCGCCAACCCTCGTTTGAGGTGGAAGGCGAAGACGAAGGCGAGCAACTCACGCACGTGTTTGCCGCCATCTGGATATTGAACCACATGAAAGACCACGGCGTGGAGTTTACCGCCGCCCTGCGCGAGTACACCAAAAAGGTGCGTGTGTCGATTAATTAG
- a CDS encoding carotenoid biosynthesis protein has protein sequence MAAPPAPSSSRRLRIAQFVLLLFYATGLVGLGYSQDPSFYLQFMPLTLLLTAALLLGFDKHSPVPMFGWFALTTMLVGYGVEVVGVQTGVIFGRYEYGTTLGPKFLETPIIIGLNWLILTYIAGGLAQRLPLPGFARALLAAALMVGLDVCIEPVAVHFGWWKWFADLIPMQNFKAWFAVSFILQLYYNRSRVMAGRNPLVPFVYMLQLLFFFALGLIIG, from the coding sequence GTGGCTGCTCCGCCTGCGCCTAGTTCATCGCGCCGGCTGCGCATAGCGCAATTCGTGTTGCTGCTGTTTTACGCCACGGGTTTGGTGGGCCTGGGCTATTCCCAAGACCCCTCCTTTTACCTGCAGTTTATGCCCCTCACGCTGCTGCTCACGGCGGCGCTGTTGCTGGGGTTCGATAAGCACAGCCCGGTGCCCATGTTCGGCTGGTTTGCCCTCACAACCATGCTGGTAGGTTACGGCGTGGAGGTAGTAGGCGTGCAAACGGGGGTAATTTTTGGCCGCTACGAGTACGGCACCACCCTCGGGCCCAAGTTCCTGGAAACCCCCATTATCATTGGCCTCAACTGGCTTATTCTGACGTATATAGCCGGCGGTTTGGCGCAACGCCTGCCGCTGCCGGGCTTCGCGCGTGCGCTGCTGGCCGCCGCGCTCATGGTGGGGCTCGATGTGTGCATCGAGCCGGTGGCCGTGCATTTTGGCTGGTGGAAATGGTTTGCCGACCTCATCCCGATGCAAAACTTTAAGGCCTGGTTTGCCGTCTCGTTTATCCTGCAGCTCTACTACAACCGCAGCCGCGTAATGGCCGGGCGCAACCCGCTGGTACCGTTTGTGTACATGCTGCAGCTGCTGTTCTTTTTTGCATTGGGCCTGATAATAGGCTAA
- a CDS encoding SDR family oxidoreductase yields MTDLTNQVAIVTGASRGIGRAIATLLALQGAQVVLVARSEDDLLEVAHKTNGLPVVADVSQEADAQLVVAEALNRYGRLDMVVCNAGVGSFNLLENFEEAEWDRMFDVNVKGTFLLCKAALPHFKEQRRGHIVGIASDVSKRTFAHGTAYGASKYAQHAVLDALRKEVRPHGIKVSVIYPGLVDTHFNDARPGAPEKQLTHLQPLDVAQAVRYVLEAPAHVVIDELMLHPTTQEW; encoded by the coding sequence ATGACCGACCTAACCAACCAAGTAGCCATTGTAACCGGGGCCAGCCGCGGCATTGGGCGGGCCATTGCCACGTTGCTGGCCCTGCAGGGCGCCCAGGTAGTGCTGGTAGCCCGCTCCGAAGACGACCTGCTGGAAGTGGCCCACAAAACCAACGGCTTGCCCGTGGTGGCCGACGTAAGCCAAGAGGCCGACGCGCAACTGGTGGTAGCCGAGGCCCTGAACCGCTACGGCCGTCTCGATATGGTGGTGTGCAACGCCGGCGTCGGCTCGTTTAACCTGCTCGAAAACTTTGAGGAAGCCGAGTGGGACCGGATGTTCGATGTGAACGTGAAGGGCACCTTCCTGCTCTGCAAAGCCGCGTTGCCGCACTTTAAGGAGCAGCGCCGCGGCCACATCGTGGGCATTGCCTCCGACGTGAGCAAGCGCACTTTTGCGCACGGCACCGCCTACGGCGCCAGCAAGTACGCCCAACACGCCGTGCTCGATGCGCTGCGCAAGGAGGTGCGCCCGCACGGCATCAAGGTGAGCGTGATTTACCCCGGGCTGGTTGATACGCACTTCAACGACGCGCGCCCCGGAGCCCCCGAAAAGCAGCTGACGCATCTGCAACCCCTCGATGTGGCCCAGGCCGTACGCTACGTGTTGGAGGCGCCGGCCCACGTCGTAATCGACGAGTTGATGCTGCACCCCACCACGCAGGAGTGGTAA